In the Pantanalinema sp. genome, CCATGCAGATCATGGGCGATCTCACCCGCCGCATCCGCCAGGTCAACCAGCAGGTCGAGGACCTTGCCTTCAAGGACGTGCACGAGCGCGTCGCGAGCACCCTCAACCTGCTCTCCAAGAGCGAGGGCCGCGTCATCGGCAGCAAGGTCCTCATCAACCTCAAGATGACCCACCAGGACCTGGCCAACATGGTCGGCTCCAGCCGCGAGACCGTCACCCGCGCGCTGAACCGCCTCCAGGACGACGGGGTCATCTCGATCGCGCACCAGCAGATCACCATCAACCAGCCCAACGCCCTGGTCCGCTGGCGCTAGCCGCGGCCCTTACCCGTTTTCGATCGCTCGGTCGAGGCTCCGCCTCGCCGGGCGATTCTGCTATGAATGCCTGGATCCGAGGGCTCGCGAGGAGGCCGAGGGAGGTGAGGTGAGGACGATCCGGGTGGGGCTGGTGCCGGGCGACGGCATCGGGCCGGAGGTGATGGAGGCCGCCCTTCGCGTGCTCGTGGCGGCAGGCGATCGCTTCGGCTTCGGGCTCGAGTTGCGCAGAGGCCTGATCGGCGATGCCGCCCTCGCAGCCGGAGAGCCTGCCCTTCCCATCAAGACGGTTCACCTGTGCGAAGAGGTCGACGGGGTGCTGCTCGGGCCGGTCGGGGGCGCCCACTGGAGCCACATCACCTATCTCTCCGAGCCCAAGCTCGCCATGCAAAGCCTCCACGGCTGGCTCGGCGCCTACGCCAACCTGCGCCCCTTCCGCGTCGAGGATTGCCTGATCGGGATCTCGCCCTTTCGCCCCTCGGTCGTCCGGGGCGTGGACCTCATGGTCGTGCGGGACGTCTCGGCGGGGCTCTACTTCGGGCGCCCGCGCGGCATCGAGCAGCGCGATGGCCGGCGCCTCGCGGTGAATACCCTCGCCTACGCCGAGGGCGAGATCGAGCGGGTCGCCCGGGCCGCCTTCGACGCGGCCAGGCATCGGCGGGGCGAACTGGTGCTCGCGGGGCTCGGAAAGGTGCTGGAAACGGGCCTGCTCTGGCAGGAGGTGACGGCCGCGGTGGCCGCCGACTACCCGCAGGTGCGCTTTTCCCTCATGGATCTGGACCAGTGCGTCCTGGAGCTCTCCTTGGCGCCGCGCCGGTTCGACGTCATCCTGGCCGAGATAGTGGCCGGCGAGCACCTCAGCGCCCAGGCGGCGGGCCTCTCGGGATCCCTGGGCCTCCACCCCTCCGCCGTGCTGTGCAGAAAGAGCCCCGGGCTCTTCTCGCCCGGGCACGGCTCGGCCCCCATCCTCGAGGGGACGG is a window encoding:
- a CDS encoding isocitrate/isopropylmalate family dehydrogenase; translation: MRTIRVGLVPGDGIGPEVMEAALRVLVAAGDRFGFGLELRRGLIGDAALAAGEPALPIKTVHLCEEVDGVLLGPVGGAHWSHITYLSEPKLAMQSLHGWLGAYANLRPFRVEDCLIGISPFRPSVVRGVDLMVVRDVSAGLYFGRPRGIEQRDGRRLAVNTLAYAEGEIERVARAAFDAARHRRGELVLAGLGKVLETGLLWQEVTAAVAADYPQVRFSLMDLDQCVLELSLAPRRFDVILAEIVAGEHLSAQAAGLSGSLGLHPSAVLCRKSPGLFSPGHGSAPILEGTGRANPTAAILAGALMLEMVLGLGEAAAGIRRALSDAVEGGARTFDVCPPDCEPLSTGAFTERVIAALGP